AGTGGGCTGTGGGGGTGACcggccaccccccccccccccagtggcACCCACCGTACTCACCACACCAACGACAGAGAAGAAGATGACAAGGGCCAGGCAGGCATAGGCGCTGTAGGCGCTGGCGTTGATGTCTGGGTGGCGCTTCTGGTAGAGCTTCAGCATGCAGAGCCCCGCGATCATGTACATGAAGGAGGTGTCTGGGGGGGCACAGCAGTGAGCAGGGTGGGGGCAGCCCTGGTGCGAGCAGCAGGGGACTGGAGGACACTCACCGAACTGGAAGTTGGTGTAGTTGGGGCAGACGTGGTAGCAGGCGCTGAGTAGCCCCTCCATCATGAGGGCAGTGCCCATGGCGTAGAAGAGCCCAAAGTGCTTGGGGATGCCGCATTcctggggggtgggaggagagggaagggaagcaggggGTCCTGGGTGGCAGAGACCCCTGTGGGCACACAGTCCAGCAGCCGCCCACCCCTTCTTACCAGGGCGTGGGCATCATTGCGCATGAGCGCCCGGTTGTAGTTGATCTCCCGCTGCAGGATGATGAGCAGGAAGAGCAAGCCCAGCAGGACGTAGCCCAGGTTGCTGAGGATGTTGTTGAAGGCGCTGCGGGGAAGCAGTCCAAACATGGGTGCTGCAgacccctctccctccctgggACCCCACTGCggccctgccctgggtgcaggggacccccagccacccaccaccacccctgaaCCCACCTGAGGTTCCCCAGCGGGTGGGCACACAGAAAGTTGTAGTAGCAGATGTCCTGGTTGCCGGTGACATTCACCACCTGAGCACGTGGGCACAGTGCAAGCAAGCGGTGGTAAGGCACGGGGACATGGGGGGTGACCAGGGACATCGCCAtcgtggctggggagcagcccccagAGCTCCCGGGAGCCCCGTTTGCTGTCCCTGTGCCCCACTTACCGTCTGGTAGGTGATGACAAGCTGGATGACAGGGAGAGCGTAGAAGACTGCGATGGTGGCGATGTTCCTGGGAGAGGCAGGGGGGTGTCAGGGGGTCCCTGCCGCCCACCCAAGGTCGGGATACTGCTCCCACTCCCTGTTCCCATTGCCCCCCACTCACCAGAAGTAGATCTGGTATTTCTTCCGCAGCACCCGCTTGTCCTTGCGGGCCAGGTCAGCCACGCAGAGGTATTGCTGGAAGGAGAGGCAGGTGGAGGGCTCACCCCGGCCAGCGGGGAGCAGCCAGTGGGGGGCCAGGGGGCACGGGGCAGGACACACCTTGGTGCGGATGACGTTCTTGTCGTAGTCAATGTCAGCCAGCGTGTCGTAGTCATCCTCCTCGACAGAGCTGAGCGAGTCCAGGCGCGGCCGGCTGGCCACGTTCTCCAGCGACCGCTCCCCTGCAGCCGAGTCGGGGCCGTCAGCGGAGCCCCTTGGCCGAGACCGCCTCGGTGCCCACCCCGCGGGACCCCAATCACCCCCAATTAACAGTTCGGCTGCCTCCCTGCCAACTCACACCGGAGACAGGCTCCAGATCCCTgcactgcccctgccccggggaCACGCACTGGCTGTGCCCACGTGGGCGAGCATCGCCCCGTGCCACCGTCCCCCAGGGCTCTGCcgggctggggacagctgggggCCAGGAGGACAGTGTCctcccctgccccgcagccccgcaggtgctgccctggctctaagggagggaaggaggggacagGGGTACTCAGCGCCCCGGGTGCCGAGCTTGGGGCAGGGCAGATTTTGATGCGATTCGCCTGTCCCCGCCCAGTACCAGCATCTACCCATGGCAATGCTCAGCGGCCTCAGCGGGGCGGAGGGCGTGCGCCGCTTGAACTGCTCCTGCCCttcaaaggaaagcaagagtTACCGAAGCAGGAGTGGGGTTGAGCCCTGGGGGGGTTCCCCGGAGCATGTCCGCCCGATGGAGACCCCGCTGTGGGCCTGCAGGGAGGGGCTGGCAACCCAGGGACCCTTCCCAGGAGATGGAGAGGGACAGTGTGGGGATGCTGCCCTGGCGcgctggctctgcagggctgcggTCATGCCAGCCGCCGCACCGCTGCCCCGGGACTCACCCACGTAGCCGTACGGGACTTCTGCCGAGCCCATGCTGTCCGTAACGCCTTCGGTGCTGCCGGAGGAGCCGTTCCCTGCAAGGGCGGTCAGACCAGGTGGGCACAGCCGCCTGCcgacaggctgggaggggagggatggcATGTGGCACTCACCAAAGGAGCCATAACCGTAGCTGTCATAGGGCGAATGGCCCAGGAAGTAGTCAGGGATGCTGCGGGCATGCCCTGCAAGACAGGAGGGTCCCCGTCAGCCACTGGCAGCCTCCTGTGGCACCCCTGGCCTGGGGGCGCGTGGCCATTCGGCACGGGGCAATGCTCCGTGCCCCTGCTTTGGCACCGGAGCAAACGCGCAGACAAGGACAGAGCAGACACTGGCACCTACCCAGTAGAGATGCTGGGAGTCCCCAGAAAGTCatggaaagaaagagacagagcTGGTGAGATGCTCGAGACCCAGcgcagagctgccagccccagccccaaggGCATCCCTGTCCCCCAGACATCGGGCTTTGTCCCCAGGGAGCCGGGGTACAGGCAGGGCTCAGGCAGACAGCAGGGAACTCCTGCAGAACCAAGGGCTTCACCACAAGCTTGAGAGGGCAAAATAACCGGGAacccccagggacaccccccacgtgccactgccaccagctgctgcccccagcccctcacccgTGTCCAGGCTGGGCGAGTCCATGGCTGCCAGGAGccccttcctcttctgctgcctGCCGAGGGAAGTGGCAGTGAGCGGCGCCGTGCCGGCAGCCAGGGGCAAGGGCTGGGGCCCGGGTGGCACAGCACCCACGGGCTCAGCACCCAGAGGGGAGGCTGGCCGGGGCAGCGATGCCCAGGAGCTCACcggcagctctcccagcaggCGATGACCAGTGTGAGGATGTAGAAGGAGAGGAAGATGCCCAGGCAGAAGAGCACACTGCTGACATAGGCCTCCGCTGCGCAGGGCCGGGACAAGCCCTCAGCATGAGCGGCAGCGCCGGGGACCTGCCGTGGggtccctgcagagcccagctaCCCCCAGCCCCAAACGGCCCCTCCTCAGCTTACAGGTTATGGCGGGTGACACCATCACCTCCAGCATCTTCTGCCGGTTGTGCTGATCCACAGGCTCATCTGGAAGAAGGcatgggctggggtggggggctcagccctgcacagACGCTGCTGCTCACCCCATCCCCAGCACgcccccagcacacagcccacAGCAGTGGGGATGTGCTGGTGGGTGGGCGCTTCCCCTGGCCCCCCCGGCGTACCTGGTGCAGCATCTTTGGAGAGAGGGTAGTAGGGCAGAGCCCCCCCACACGCCTCATCCTCCGTctttaccaccaccaccacgtaGAAGCTGTTGCTGGGGAAATCCTTCTTCTGCAGTGGCCGTCCCAGAGGGTTGAGAGACAGGGGtcagcagagcccagccaggCGTCTCCCATGCTGCcccgtgctgctggggctgcctggggggctgggggccaccCCGGAATGACAGCCTGTGCAAGCTCTGCTAGCTGGTGCTACCTGGCAGCACCAGGGGGGCTGGCAGTGGTACAGCCCCATGGCGCAGCCCCGCGCCGTGGCCCCGCACCCACCTGCACCGTGATGGCTGCCTTCTTCGTCATGGTCTGGTACATCCCGATGAAGGCCACATTGTTGTCCAAGTCGTACACAGGGCACTGCGGGGACAGAGGCGCTGTCATCCCCGCCGGGCATCACGGATCGCCCGGACAGGAGACCCCGCTGCCCAAACCTACCAGGATGTCCTGGATGGAGATGACGGAGCAGGGGAAGGCCATGGCCGAGGTCACCTTCACAATCACCGAGTCCACTCCCTCGGGGAACTCGTACTTGAAATACTGCGGGGGGGGAAGGGCCCGTCACTGCCATGGGGGCCACACTCTCCTCCCTGGGCGCAGCCCCTCCTGCCACGCCACACCATGCCAGCTCCTCCTCACCTGCGGCTGGGCGGCCGTGGCATTGAAGCTGAACCTTTCGTTGGTCCTGCAGAGAGCACAGGGAAGACGGCGGCTGGCGAGGGGAGCCCGTGGCCCCggcaggcagccctggtggGCGGTGGGCAGGCATGGAGGGGGACCGGGGACGCGGGGCTGCCCTCACCGCAACACAAAGTTCTCCACACGGGTGACCCGTAGCTTGTAGGAGGCGTTGAGGGACAGCGTGGAGACATCCAcgtagaagtgctgggtctCCACCTCCGCCTTGgtctggggctggcagagcgTGCGGCTCACCTCCTGGTATGCGTATTTCCGCTGGTACCTGGGtaggcagagctgtgctgcacccACCACCGCCGAACTCTGCCTGCCGGGACCCCTGCCCGCCCACCaggacccctgcccacccaccgGTCCTCGCGGCTTGGCCGGGCAGGGGGCCACGCGGCGCCCCCCCAGTACTCACAGTCCCCGGAGGATGAGCGGCACCTGGAAGGAGACCACCGCCTCCTTCTGCCTCACCACGAAGAGGACGGGCAGGTCCTTGTGGTCGGAGAGGACGTTCACCGACACCCGCACGCCCTCCGTCTGCGGGGAGAGTGGGAAGCCGAGGCGTTGGCTGGGCACCGCCACCTGCGGCCGCCTCATCCCCGGTGCCTGGACTTTGCACGGCCATCGTGGCTGTTGAGGCATCCCCGCCGTGGGGACCgtgccccctgcccgccccaggccccggggccgggggtccCGTGGGGGTGTGGGCAGTGGTGGGACGTGGGCAGCGGTCGTGGTGGGTGCTCACCCTGTTCCGGCAGACGCTGTGGTTGAAGGCGTAGATGTTGAGCAGGTCGGCGTCCACCCAGTCGGCGTAGGTGGTGTTGAACTGGGCCTCCTTCTGCAGCACGCGCCGGGGCCCGTGGGGCCGGGGCAGGGTGggtggcggggcgggcggcaggGCCAGCAGCGGCAGGGCCAGCAGCGGCAGGGCCAGcgcggccgccccggggcccGGCATCGCGCCAGCATCCCCGGCCGGCCGGGCAAGGTCCGCCGGGGcgggaagggacgggacgggacgggacgggacgggacgggtcAGCCGGGGCGCTGCCGGGCACCCTGCCCCATGGCGAGCTCCGGGGGCGGCGCCGCTGCCTGGTTGCGGTGCCGGTGATCGGTGTCGGTGCCGGTGCCCGATGCTCGGTGCCGGTGCCCGGTGTCGGTGCCCGATGCTCGGTGCTCGTGCCCGGGTTCGGTGTCTGGGCTTAGTGCCGGTGCTCGGCTTCGGTGCCGGTGCTCGGCTTCGGTGCCGGTGCCCGATGCTCGGTGCCGGTGCCCGGGTTCGGTGCGGGTGCCCGGTgccgtcccccccccccgcggcccgcAAGCAGCTGTAAACACGGGCCGGCGGTGACGTCACGCGCGGTCTCACGTTCAAGGCCGGGCCGGGGAAGTGacgcggcggcgggcggggccggggggcggggggcggcccggcccggcccggggaaCCCCCGCCCTGGGGAGCTCCTGCCGCGGGGGGAAGCCCCGGCCCGCAGGGCAGCCCGTGTCCCATATAGGACCCCATAGGGGAAGCCCTGCCCCGTAGAGGAGCCCCCGCCCTATATAGGACCCCATAGGGGAGCCCCCGCTCCGTATGATACCCCCTTGGGGAGCCCCTACCCCATACATGACCCATAGGGGAGGCCCTGCCCCATACAGGACCCCACAGAGGAGCCCCTGCCCCATAATAGACCCCAGAGGGGAAACCCTGCCCTGTGGAGGAGCCCATGTCCCCTGCAGGACACCACGGGGGGGCCCTGCCCTGTATAGGATGCCATAGGGAAGCCCCTACTCCATACGGTACTCCCTTGGGGAGCCTCTGCCCCATAGGGGAAGCCCTGCTTTGTATGGGACCCCATAGGGGgggccctggggctgggcagggacggctgccccccaccccaagccaCCTTTCAGGAcacaggggctgccccagcccctctgaTGGGACAAGGACCTGTCCCAcccaggagcagcctgggcagggggccggggccagGTGAGGCCACCGCCGCCCCTACAGCTGGCAGCGCCAGaggcctttgctgctgctgctggtggcctcGCTCAGGGGTTGTCACACGCTGTCACATGGCAGCAGCTacctgccaccagcagccaccGACCCGCCTGGCACCGGCAGCCACAGCGGGGTCCCTGGCTCGACAGCTCGGTGTGGCTGGCCGGGCCGGCTGAGCTGCTGCGGTGATGGCGGGTGCACCATGCCGTAACCGGCCCTGGCTCCCGCTCCTTCCTCGCCGTGGGGACTCCTCCGTCCCGGACCTcgctccctgccccagcctgcagctgatgGCTCCTCTCCGCCCGGCACCGGTGGGACCCGGCGGCACGCTGGTTGCCCACGCTGCTGGCCCAGCCCGCCTGCCCACTGCGGTCCCCGCGCGTTAGGGGCATGGAGAGATGTGCTGCACCCATATGGGCACCCTCTGGACCTCTGCGCAGGGGCTCCCTCCCGTTTGCAGCACCCTCCGTCACCACAGCATGAAGTAATTGGAAGTACCTTGAAGTTTTTCCACGGCTCCGTTCATGGGGAAAGCAGGAGCAATACCAGCAGCGTTTTACCGTGTGTGTCTCTTCAAAGCTCACCATCCGAGCTGCTGCCGAGCTTCCCGCTTACAGCCCTCCATCTAATGGCTCTGTGGGCATTATCCCGCACTTCAGGTGTCTGAgattgggggttttggtttaaAATCCCACCCTGAAACAGCTCAGCCCCACGTAACCTCATAGAAAACCATTTCCTAGGCTTGAACTGACATCCGAGGCCTCTGCCGCTGGCTTCCCTCTCTTCTCTGCGGGACAAACATAAGGAGACAAGAGCACTGCTGCTATTGTGCACTTTATTTCTATAGGTCCTCTCACAGAGGATCCCAAAGCACTTTTCAGAGAGTCTGCACATTGCTTCCAGGTTACGGGTGGTGACGCTGacagcaggtggaacaacttgCTTGGGGACAGACGGACACCCGTGCAGGAGCTAAACCACAACTCCAGCCTACTCCGTTCACATTTGGGTATCGCCTCCGCCAGGATGGCTCCATGTCGGATTGTGTGGTGATGCACACACCCTGCTTGTTTCAGGGCGATGAAATAAACGGCTGAGTTATCAGATACAAAGCGATGTCCTGTCAAGGGCCAAAATACCAGCTACCTTCACCTGCAGAGCCCTGCTTACAGCTTTGGGTACAGGACCAAAGCTCTGCGTGgtgaaaagagaggaaaaacaaaccaaaaaagggCCCCTCAACAGAGCGGGGAAAAGCAGAGGTATTCCATGAGGAGTGCGGATCCAGCCGAGCATGAGTCCGAAGACCCCTGGGAGGGAGCGCTGCAAGCAAGCGCGTCTGGTGGGAGGTGTGTTGGGCAGCTCTGTGTGGGGCAGCACCTCCCCGGCCCCCGCAGGAACGGAACACAGTGGGTCACCAACACAGAGAGGGGAGCAGAGACGCGGGTGCctaggcacacacacacacacacgctgcAACATGGTGGGGTGAAACATTGACATTTATATCGAAATACGCACTAACAGAGTGAGTTCTACCAGCCGATGCATTTTTGCCAAAGCagaatcacaattttttttgtccCGGGGAAGGTTCAGGGTGGCGAGCCACTGCAGTGCCtcggggcaggcagggcgggcAGTGCAGAGGGAGGCTGCTGCCTCGTTTCACATGTGGTGCGCGCTTTCCTCCTCACAGGTCCCATCCTGCGGCCATCCTCCTGTCCCCCCAGCCAGTTACAAGAGACTCTTCCTGGCCTTTcacatcttttgttttgtttttctctctgctgcaaCAAATACGAAACTGGCAATGCTCACGCCGACAAGATAACAGGCTCCCACACAGAGCGGCCAAATGCAACCGGGTTGTTTGCGGAGTGAAGCCCCCCAGGGCCGGCTCTTTCCCAGCCAACCCTTAACAAGGACATGGTTCCCGCTGGCCACCAGGCAAGGGGAGCCCAGCCACAATCCCAAGGGACATTGGTCACCCAGAGCTGGGACCAAAGCTTTTCTCACTGTCTTGAAACGAGGTGCTCGGTTCTTAGTCCTAAGTCAGTGAGGAGGGAGAACCCCTCATTGCCTTCCCACATCACTGCAGTTGTGAGCGGGACACTCCTTACTAGGCAACAACAAGCAGAGCTAAAGTCTGAGCAGAGAGGAGGCTGTCCTCACCCTCTTTACACGGCACCAGCAGTATTGGAGGTGGTTacgggagcaggaggaaggctgtGAGCACCGAACCAAGCACAGAGCGCGGCACCTTAGCAAGCCAAGCctaagcagagcagcagagctgtcctCAGTCACGTTGCAGAAGGCTCAGGAGCCTGCCAAACCTCTCGGTCCCCTCAGCACCCTGCCAAGAGGGGCTGACTCACAGCTGAGCACAGCCGCAGCTGCACGGGTTGCCGAGTTGAGAAGTCAGAGCTTTTTACTGGAGAGTACGTTCCTGGTTAGCATCTCTTTTAGCCAAGTGCAgtggggagggaagcagggaTGCGTATGTTCAGCTAGCACACTGCCTTTCCACACAAGCCTAGAAACCTGAACAGCtcacagggagcagaatgagTTTTATCCTGTCTCCCTGGGGGTGCACAGGGAATGGGATAAGTCCTTTCCCCAGGACCCCTCCGCTGCAGCCTATTTTTAACACTTTATCTTCCACTCTCCCTTGCCCCAACTTCTCCAGCAAGCACCTTATTGCAAGCGTGAGCAACATTCCCTCAAAGCCCATCCTGCAAGGCAGCGGAGCTCTAGAGCGCAGCGGCCAAGTGAGCCTCGGGGAGCAGCgtgtccccagcctggctcATGGGCACAGGACCGTAATCCCTCCTCTACCGCCGCACTCCGAAACCTCCTACTTCTGATCCTGGCAAGTGGGACGCTTCATCTTTCCTTCATCTGTGTGTAGATCACATatactggaaacaaaacacacactaTGCATGCAATCCAGGCAGAAATCCTGCTATGATCAAATCTACAGGAAGAGGGGAATGTAGTGGGGACATGAAAGTATTCCTTAATGCTAGGTTATAGACTGCATTAAACACCAGCACCCTTTATTATAAAAAAGGGCAGACAGACTATATACAGTACCTATGTACTTcactgcagcagggcacagcaagCAACCTGGACACCTAAACACCCCTCACTCGGAACATGATACGAAGTGCCCGCTAAAAAGCTATCTGTTCCTCTCCGGTTTATCTGCTGAGAGGAGCACGTGTGACCGCAGATCCCGCCTACACAGGCAGAAGCACAGAGACCTGTGTCGGTGGCTTTTGGCCAGCTACCGCAGCGCAAACCACGGCGAGGTCTGCACAGCACCACCAAGCTCCAACTCCGGCAGGTAAGCCAAGGAGGAACAgactttatttaaaatggttttatttgcaAGTATAGTTATCGAATTCTAGAGGGCTCTGCCTTTCAGGTCCAAACCAGTTCCCTTCTGAAGAAGAGAACCTTtcacttttaaatgaaaggctGTCTTCGTATGATTGTTAGTAGACTACAACCAGTCCTCgtaacaaaataaacacatcaCAATTCCACCTAGTAGCAGGCCCTGTAGGAGGGCAcctgcccctccagctcccTTGGCTAGAGGCAAGGAGCAGTGCCCAAGGCAGGAAATGCTACACCTTGACTTCACTTTTTGCTGCAAGAGGCTGTAGTTgctcaaataaaatgtttacacaagtaaaacagaagagagaaagaaatatacACCTTGGAATCTGTAAAGCTTCAGACTGATTTGGGCCTTGCAGGCAGGGGCTATTAATAGGggctttctttagaaaaaaaggatgTAACAGtcacatacttaaaaaaaaaaacacccaaaaaacaacaaacagcacTGCAAAGAGCCCTGTGGCACAGGCAGCTCAGAGGAATGGAAGGTCAGTTCTAGAGTAAAGAGGAAGCGACTGCCTTGTGCAGTGTTTCCTGGATAATTAAAATCCTAAACTGAGCAACTGTTAAAAGCCAGCGACACCACACGCAGACAGGAGCAGAGAACTGGACAACCAGCAGCATTCGAATGAGACTGCCCCCAGGGAAAGCTACGTGGGAGGAAAGGTGCCCTGGCTAGCAGGCATGGTGAAATAAGCACAAGAACAAGCACCTGGGAGTGTTACACGAATTCGGTTAACCGtttgtttctttacatttcagaatTCCAGTTTCATGCTGCTTCAGAAAGGAGTGAGAAAGCAACACGTGTCACTTAAACCCAAGCACatcaccccacccacccccccaaaaaaaaaaacccaaaaacaacccaaccaaaaaacctttATAAGGTGGGACCAAGTTTGGAAAAATGCATCTGTTCTGGCTTTTGCAAGTGGAATGTGATTCTTGTTCACAGGCTAATACACAGAGCACAATCCCTACAGCCAGGAACGGTGAGCTgggagctgtgcatgggctgtCAGGGACAGGCTACAAGGGTTCTAGGACAACCACAGAGCAACAAGATATGAGAGGGGCACAGAGTGACAGTCCTGTTCTCGTTTTAAATGAGGAATGGTTTAAAAGTAAAACTCTTCTTCAGCTAATTTCCTCCTGCAATAAAACCAACCAAGCCGGCCCTCAGATGTACAAGACCAGTTAAACATTAGCCTTCCCCCTCAAAAACACTAGGTACGAACATCCGGCAACATTCTACAATGGAAAGTGCTTTAAGAAAGAAGGATTCTGTAGTGCCAGTGACAGAACTGATCTGATGGGCTGGATGATGCTGTTAATGCTGACATCAACTGCTCAGGCCAGGGAAGCTCGTTTCTCCTCGGGggtctcctccagcagctgcatgaTCAGTTCATGGAGGGGTTTGCAGATCTTTGCATAGCCCCCTCCCGTCAGGTGCAGGAAATCAAACATGTCGTGGTATGAGATGGTGCCATCTGAGTGCACGAAGCCGACGTCCACATCCAGAAGCTGGACGTTGGGCAGTTTGGGGAGCGAGGCTTTTAGCAGATGATTCACCTTGGCATTCTTCTGCCGCAGTGGGTTTGGCTTCTCTCCACGAGGTAGCAGGCCCTGGCACAAGaaggaggcaaaaaaagagCTTCATACTACTCTGATGGCACAACAATGCCTGCTTTCCCTTCCAATTCAGACTGCCTTTTGAGATTTACGATGTCCATGACAAGAGGAACTCGTCCTCTCAATCAGACTTTGCCCATTCAGATTACCatgaaaggcagctgaaggagcCAGATGAGCTATAAGTACAACTGGCAAGGCAtctgctctctttttttctttttctttttttaaatacatcagtTTGCATTCTTTCTGTAAGCTTTCAGTGGTGGACTGAATGTCACCACTTAGCTTCTCACTAAGAGAGGCATCAGCTAAGCCATTAAGGCAAGGCAGCCAACTAGGGATTCCAATGCCAGCTCAGATCAGGGCACCTATTTTCCCCTCACGGGGCTCCTTCAACCACATTTTTAAGTGGGACAGCAATACCGCTAAGGAGAATGATTACACCCGCCTCTGGAGTAGCCGGAAGGACAACTTCTGCAAAGCCAGGGAACAAGGGGAGGCACGCACAAGGCAGAAGACAGATAAAGCGACTGCCCTCCCCGGTAACGATCGGTAACTCCCAGCAACGCAGTGGTGCGGTGCAGAGAACACAGGGCCTCCTCAGAGCAGTTTGTTTTCATCACGCTGCAAGAGACATACCAGTACAATAACTTTGGCCTGTGGCTGCTGAGTGTTTATCAGGCGCACGATAGCCTCGATTCCACCTGCTActtcttctgctgtgttttcatgaTTATTTGttccaacccaaacaacaaTAACCtacaaggagaaaaagcatTGGCATCTTTTCCAGAACTAGTTGTAATAGGCTTGCTGACCCTGAAAACCCTCTGTGACCAGCGAGCTACATGAAGAGCTGGGCTTAAGGCTAAACTCTAACTGCAAGAGGTCTTCAGCTGGCAGTTATGCCCATTTCTGAAGAGCATCTTATGACCTTCTGTTCTGGCCCTCAGCATGCATGAAGAACTGGTACTACTGAACCCTTTCTGGACAGCCCAAGAGACGTCTGAGCCCATCCCATTTCAGAGCCTCTTGGCCAACATACCGGTAGGAGCCAACACTGGTCAAAAAGAGGGTAATGTACATTTGTAGAGGATAGCGTGAGCTGCTTCAGGGCAGGGACAACTGTACAGgcctattttttattttaaaagactgtaaaCTGCTATATTGCAGGCTTGAATACAAGAGGCACTGCCTCCCTACCTGGGGTATGTACTCCCTAGCAGCACCCTGGTGCAACATCCACTGCTCGCAACAGGGCTGCGACTGCAGGTGCAGACTGGGGAGCTGATCTTCACCACGCATCCTGCACGTCACCAACACTATCAAATACTTCAGCAACCCTTCCCAGAGGCCAAGAAGTCTCAGGTCTGAGACACACACAGCAACTCCAAACTACACGGGAAATCATTGGCCTGATTGACATTTTTGCTAGGACTACGAGGTCTCCTCTATTTATTGATGACATCCTCCAATTCCCATGTTCAGCAGTGTAAACCCTGTGTACAAGATGTACAGCTCTGTTCCCAAACACTGCTGGTTTAGCCAAACACGTCTCAATACCTGATGTGCACTCAGTGCCAACAGTTGCCCAAACAAAAAGCTGTGCTAAGGGTAACAGCTCACTCAGTTCTGCACCGCTGCctgctttggttttctgcttATACCTTCGGTTTAATGTTCTCCAGTTCACCATTCTTCAGCCTCCATAGAACGTGTCCTGTGGTGTCTCCACCAATCCCAAAATTCAATGCGTGAAGCGGTGAGAAGAGCTCTCGCCATATCTGCAATCAGAGATCAATCTGCTATGTCACAGCAGCATCCTGATCGTGAAAGAAAGACACTACACAGACAAGCGATGTCTTCAAGGACACTGGAAGTAGCCATGAGACTTCCTCTGAAAACTCACTTCCATAAAGGGCATTTAAACACAGGACGAGGCTTTACTCGCAGGTCCAGAAGAGACGGAGTTGCTGATGTTCAAGCACTCGGTCCTGGCACAAAGGAAGGGGAAGTTCTCTTGAGTAGCTATTTGCCCAACTCATCTGAGACACAAGAGTGCTGGATCTGCTGCAGACCACCATGTCCCTAGCTTCCTTAAGTGCGGGGCTTCTGAAGAAGGTGTCTGACCTGAAGAAATCTTTTCCATCATCAGGTAAAAAAACTaggcaaaacagaagcagctctggcagAACAAATCTGCTCAGCTGCCACCGCGGCGGAGCAGCAGAACTCCTCTTTGCCCCAATAGAGTTTTAGAGAAAAGCCTGTGTGCCAGTGCCACCCCAAGTGCTAGAGGGTTAAACGTGTTCTGGCCACACTAGAGACAAGACAAGTAAAATTCGTGCCCTTGGGAGGTCAGGTTGGAATCTGAGATTCAAGGAACTAGCTAGGGGTTGTGTAGTGTGTC
This DNA window, taken from Falco cherrug isolate bFalChe1 chromosome 17, bFalChe1.pri, whole genome shotgun sequence, encodes the following:
- the SIDT2 gene encoding SID1 transmembrane family member 2 isoform X7 is translated as MSAVCSSAWASSSPSTSSHWSSPAGRAAGSRRGRGSWQPWTRPAWTRGMPAASLTTSWAIRPMTATVMAPLGTAPPAAPKALRTAWARQKSRTATWEQFKRRTPSAPLRPLSIAMGERSLENVASRPRLDSLSSVEEDDYDTLADIDYDKNVIRTKQYLCVADLARKDKRVLRKKYQIYFWNIATIAVFYALPVIQLVITYQTVVNVTGNQDICYYNFLCAHPLGNLSAFNNILSNLGYVLLGLLFLLIILQREINYNRALMRNDAHALECGIPKHFGLFYAMGTALMMEGLLSACYHVCPNYTNFQFDTSFMYMIAGLCMLKLYQKRHPDINASAYSAYACLALVIFFSVVGVVFGKGNTAFWIVFSVIHIVATLLLSTQLYYMGRWKLDSGILRRILHVLYTDCVRQCSGPMYVDRMVLLVMGNIINWSLAAYGLIVRPNDFASYLLAIGICNLLLYFAFYIIMKLRSGERIKLIPLLCIIGTSVVWGFALFFFFQGLSTWQKTPAESREHNRDCILLDFFDDHDIWHFLSSIAMFGSFLVLLTLDDDLDCVQRDKIYVF
- the SIDT2 gene encoding SID1 transmembrane family member 2 isoform X6; protein product: MSAVCSSAWASSSPSTSSHWSSPAGRAAGSRRGRGSWQPWTRPAWTRHLYWGMPAASLTTSWAIRPMTATVMAPLGTAPPAAPKALRTAWARQKSRTATWEQFKRRTPSAPLRPLSIAMGERSLENVASRPRLDSLSSVEEDDYDTLADIDYDKNVIRTKQYLCVADLARKDKRVLRKKYQIYFWNIATIAVFYALPVIQLVITYQTVVNVTGNQDICYYNFLCAHPLGNLSAFNNILSNLGYVLLGLLFLLIILQREINYNRALMRNDAHALECGIPKHFGLFYAMGTALMMEGLLSACYHVCPNYTNFQFDTSFMYMIAGLCMLKLYQKRHPDINASAYSAYACLALVIFFSVVGVVFGKGNTAFWIVFSVIHIVATLLLSTQLYYMGRWKLDSGILRRILHVLYTDCVRQCSGPMYVDRMVLLVMGNIINWSLAAYGLIVRPNDFASYLLAIGICNLLLYFAFYIIMKLRSGERIKLIPLLCIIGTSVVWGFALFFFFQGLSTWQKTPAESREHNRDCILLDFFDDHDIWHFLSSIAMFGSFLVLLTLDDDLDCVQRDKIYVF
- the SIDT2 gene encoding SID1 transmembrane family member 2 isoform X5, which translates into the protein MPGPGAAALALPLLALPLLALPPAPPPTLPRPHGPRRVLQKEAQFNTTYADWVDADLLNIYAFNHSVCRNRTEGVRVSVNVLSDHKDLPVLFVVRQKEAVVSFQVPLILRGLYQRKYAYQEVSRTLCQPQTKAEVETQHFYVDVSTLSLNASYKLRVTRVENFVLRTNERFSFNATAAQPQYFKYEFPEGVDSVIVKVTSAMAFPCSVISIQDILCPVYDLDNNVAFIGMYQTMTKKAAITVQKKDFPSNSFYVVVVVKTEDEACGGALPYYPLSKDAAPDEPVDQHNRQKMLEVMVSPAITSEAYVSSVLFCLGIFLSFYILTLVIACWESCRQQKRKGLLAAMDSPSLDTASLLGHARSIPDYFLGHSPYDSYGYGSFGNGSSGSTEGVTDSMGSAEVPYGYVGQEQFKRRTPSAPLRPLSIAMGERSLENVASRPRLDSLSSVEEDDYDTLADIDYDKNVIRTKQYLCVADLARKDKRVLRKKYQIYFWNIATIAVFYALPVIQLVITYQTVVNVTGNQDICYYNFLCAHPLGNLSAFNNILSNLGYVLLGLLFLLIILQREINYNRALMRNDAHALECGIPKHFGLFYAMGTALMMEGLLSACYHVCPNYTNFQFDTSFMYMIAGLCMLKLYQKRHPDINASAYSAYACLALVIFFSVVGVVFGKGNTAFWIVFSVIHIVATLLLSTQLYYMGRWKLDSGILRRILHVLYTDCVRQCSGPMIEWCSWSWETSSTGLSLPTASLSAPMTSLPTCWPSASATSFSTSPSTSS